The sequence CCCGCGCGTACCGAGCACCAGCAGGCTGGCCCGCGCCGAGCGCTCCTGGAGCACCAGCGCGGGCGGCCCCTCGTACAACTCACCGGTGACGGTCAGCTCCGGGCTGGTCGCGTCCGCCGCGGCCTGCCGGACCAGCTCCTCCGCCTGCCGTCGCGCCGTCTCGTCGGGCCAGATGCTGGGCCCCCCACCGGGGCCGGTCCACCCGGCCATGGTGAGCCACTCGAAGACGTACGCGAGGTGCACCGACCGTCCGCTCCGGGCGGCCTCGTCCATCGCCCACTCCTGGGCGCGGACCGCGTCCTGCGAGCCGTCGTAGCCGACCAGGATCTCCGTGCCGTTCATCGGTCGTCGCTGAGGCCGGCGTCCGTCTCGCGGATCCACCGCCACTGGGTCACCCGAGGATCGTCGGCGCCGTGCTTGCGGGTGTGGTCCCGGCACGACTGGCGGGCGTCCACCATCTCCTGCCGCAGGTGCGCCGCCCGTGCGGCGAGCCCGGGTACCCGGTCGATCACGTCGATGACCAGATGGAACCGGTCCAGGTCGTTGAGCATCACCATGTCGAACGGAGTGGTGGTGGTGCCCTCCTCCTTGTAGCCGCGGACGTGCAGGTTGGGGTGGTTGGTCCGCCGGTAGGTCAGGCGGTGGATGAGCCACGGGTAGCCGTGGTACGCGAAGATGACCGGCTTGTCGGTGGTGAAGATGGTGTCGAACTCCGAGTCTGGCAGCCCGTGCGGGTGCTCGCTCGACGGTTGTAGGCGCATCAGGTCAACCACGTTGACCACCCGTACCTTCAGCTCGGGCAGGTGCTGGTGCAGCAGGTCGGCCGCCGCGATGGTTTCCAGCGTCGGCACGTCACCGGCGCAGGCGAGCACCACGTCCGGCTCCGCACCGTCGTCGCTGCTGGCCCAGTTCCAGATGCCGATCCCGCGCCGGCAGTGCAGGACCGCCTCGTCCATCGACAGCCAGCTCGGTGTGGGTTGCTTGCCCGCGACGACCACGTTGATGTAGTGCCGGCTGCGCAGGCAGTGGCTCAGCGTCGAGAGCAGGGTGTTCCCGTCCGGTGGCAGATAGACCCGGACCACCTCGGCCTTCTTGTTCACGACGTGGTCGATGAAGCCCGGGTCCTGGTGTGAGAAGCCGTTGTGGTCCTGCCGCCAGACGTGGCTGGAGAGCAGGTAGTTCAGCGAGGCCACCGGCTGTCGCCAGGGAATGTCCCGGGTCACCTTCAGCCACTTGGCGTGCTGGTTGACCATCGAGTCGACGATGTGGATGAACGCCTCGTAACTGGTGAAGAGGCCGTGCCGGCCGGTCAGCAGGTATCCCTCCAGCCAGCCCTGGCAGAGGTGTTCGGAGAGAACCTCCATGACCCGCCCGTCGGGGGAGAGGTTCTCGTCACCGGAAGTGGTGGCCGCCACCCAGGCCCGGTCGGTGACCTCGAAGGCGGCACCGAGCCGATTGGAGGCGACCTCGTCCGGGCCGAAGAGCCGGAAGGTCTCTGGGTTCGCGGCGATGACATCGCGGATCCAGTTGCCGAGCGTGCCGGTGGCGCTGGTGACCGCCGTACCGGGGCGCGGCACGTCGACCGCGTAGTCGCGGAAGTCGGGCAGCACCAGATCACGCAACACCTGCCCGCCGTTGGCGACCGGGTTGGCGCTCATCCGGCGGTCGCCCTTCGGCGGCAGCTCCAACAGCTCGGCGATCGGCGCCCCGGTCGCGTCGAAGAGCTCCTCCGGGCGGTAGCTGCGCAGCCAGCGCTCCAACTCGGCCAGGTGCTGCGGGTTCTGCCGCACCTGCGACAGCGGCACCTGGTGGGCGCGAAAAGTGCCCTCCACCTGCTTGTCGTCGACCTCGCGCGGGCCGGTCCAGCCCTTCGGCGTACGGAGCACGATCATCGGCCAGCGCGGGCGCTCGACCGGGCCACCCGACCGGGCCCGCTGTTGGATGGCGGCGATCTCGTCCAGCGCCCGGTCCATGGTCGCGGCGAGTGTCTGGTGCACCGTGGCCGGATCGTCCCCGGCGACCAGGTACGGCTCGTGACCGTACCCGCGCATCAGGTCCAGCAGGTCGGACTCGGGGATTCGGCTCAACACCGTCGGGTTGGCGATCTTGTAGCCGTTGAGGTGCAGGATGGGCAACACCGCACCGTCGCGGGCCGGGTTCAGGAACACGTTCGACAGCCAGCTACCGGCCAGCGGCCCGGTCTCCGCCTCGCCGTCGCCGATCACGCACGCGACCAGCAGGTCCGGGTTGTCGAACGCGGCACCGTAGGCGTGGCTGAGCGCGTACCCGAGCTCACCCCCCTCGTGAATGGACCCCGGCACCTCCGCGGCCACGTGGCTGGGAATGCCACCGGGGAAGGAGAACTGGCAGAAGAGTTGGGCCATGCCGGCTTCGTCCTGGCAGGTGCCGTGGTAGCGCTCGCTCCAGGTGCCCTCCAGCCAGGTGTTCGCCACGATCGCGGGACCGCCGTGGCCGGGACCGGTGATGTAGATGGCGTTCAGGTCGCGGGCGACGATGACCCGGTTGAGGTGCGCGTACAGCAGGTTCAGACCGGGACTGGTGCCCCAGTGCCCGAGGAGCCGCGGCTTGACGTGCTCCACGGTCAGCGGCTCGCGCAGCAGCGGGTTGCTCCGGAGGTAGATCTGCCCGACAGTGAGGTAGTTCGCCGCCCGCCAGTACGCGTCCAGTCGGCGTAGTTCGTCTTCGGTCAGGGGGTTGTGCTGGGCGGTTGCGATGTTCATGCTTGCCTGAGCCTCTCGGTCGGGTGTGACGCATCCGGGGCGTTGTGGTTAGCCTCGCCGACGGCTACAGCCGGGTTAAGAGGCGTTGGTCCCGGGTCTCAGGGACTCTCCGCCGGGGCAAGTCCTCGTACCACGACCATGGGTGTGGGTGAGTGGTAGAGCACGGTCTGGCAGGCTGAGCCGATCATTCCTCGACCGGGCTGGTGTCCGCGCGCGGCCACCACCACCAGCTGCGCGGACCGGGACTGCTCCACCAGGACACCGCCAGGAGCGCCCCGGATGGTGTGACACTCCACCGGCACGGCCGGTTCCCGTCCGCCGACCGCCGCTACGATCTCGGCGAGGATCGCGGGTGCGTCGTCCTGCCCCCGCTCCACGACCCGGACGGCGACCAGGCGGCCGGCCCGGCGGACGGCGCAGTCGAATGCCCACTTCAGGGCCTGCCGGGAGCCGACCGAGCCGTCCACTCCAACCAGCACCGGCCCCTGCGGTGGCGTGTCCTGACGGGTCACCAGCACGGGGCAGCCGGCCCGGGCGACGACCTGCACCGCCGGCGTGTCGGCGGGCATGGAGCAGCCGAGTTCTCGCGTACTCATGCCGCTGTCGCCGACGGCGATCAGGAAGGCCGTCTCCGACATGCGGATCAGCGTCTCCACCGTAGAACCCTCGGCGATGTCCTCGCGCACCGACAGCGTCTCGTCAACCTCCTGGGCGACCTTGGTGGCGCGGTCGAGAAGCTCCGCTGCCGC comes from Salinispora tropica CNB-440 and encodes:
- a CDS encoding universal stress protein — translated: MAAASDAPVLAAVGSEHDLPLVELAAREAAAFGHPLRLIHTFDWGAAFKAPSVAGTHDAAAELLDRATKVAQEVDETLSVREDIAEGSTVETLIRMSETAFLIAVGDSGMSTRELGCSMPADTPAVQVVARAGCPVLVTRQDTPPQGPVLVGVDGSVGSRQALKWAFDCAVRRAGRLVAVRVVERGQDDAPAILAEIVAAVGGREPAVPVECHTIRGAPGGVLVEQSRSAQLVVVAARGHQPGRGMIGSACQTVLYHSPTPMVVVRGLAPAESP
- a CDS encoding phosphoketolase family protein; this translates as MNIATAQHNPLTEDELRRLDAYWRAANYLTVGQIYLRSNPLLREPLTVEHVKPRLLGHWGTSPGLNLLYAHLNRVIVARDLNAIYITGPGHGGPAIVANTWLEGTWSERYHGTCQDEAGMAQLFCQFSFPGGIPSHVAAEVPGSIHEGGELGYALSHAYGAAFDNPDLLVACVIGDGEAETGPLAGSWLSNVFLNPARDGAVLPILHLNGYKIANPTVLSRIPESDLLDLMRGYGHEPYLVAGDDPATVHQTLAATMDRALDEIAAIQQRARSGGPVERPRWPMIVLRTPKGWTGPREVDDKQVEGTFRAHQVPLSQVRQNPQHLAELERWLRSYRPEELFDATGAPIAELLELPPKGDRRMSANPVANGGQVLRDLVLPDFRDYAVDVPRPGTAVTSATGTLGNWIRDVIAANPETFRLFGPDEVASNRLGAAFEVTDRAWVAATTSGDENLSPDGRVMEVLSEHLCQGWLEGYLLTGRHGLFTSYEAFIHIVDSMVNQHAKWLKVTRDIPWRQPVASLNYLLSSHVWRQDHNGFSHQDPGFIDHVVNKKAEVVRVYLPPDGNTLLSTLSHCLRSRHYINVVVAGKQPTPSWLSMDEAVLHCRRGIGIWNWASSDDGAEPDVVLACAGDVPTLETIAAADLLHQHLPELKVRVVNVVDLMRLQPSSEHPHGLPDSEFDTIFTTDKPVIFAYHGYPWLIHRLTYRRTNHPNLHVRGYKEEGTTTTPFDMVMLNDLDRFHLVIDVIDRVPGLAARAAHLRQEMVDARQSCRDHTRKHGADDPRVTQWRWIRETDAGLSDDR